From the Cohaesibacter sp. ES.047 genome, the window GCACCAAGCTCGGACTGCGAATTGAATTTGCGCGCAAGAATCCCGTCAACACCGTCGGAAATACCGGCGATGAGAAAGACCCAGAAGGCACTGGCAAATCGACCATCCACCAGAAGCCAGATCACAACTGGCACCAGAAACAAACGACCGATCGTAATAATGTTTGGCAAGGTCACAGAATTTTATGCCCCTTCTCGTGGCAAAGTACAATCAGGCAAACAGCCTGTTGCAGATTTGACTGAAACCAAAAACATGTGTCACCGCTTCAGCGTTCCAGCTTTTCATCTCTGCGACAAGACAATTCAAGCCCAACTTGAGCATCACACAGACTCTTTCCAAGCCTTTGCGCCGCAAACCGACAACCAATATGAGCTTTTTGCCAGAACGCCAGTCATAGGGGCTTGCATTTGCCGCAAATTTCGTGTGTTTCAGGAAAAACTCCAAGCATAACGATCAAGAACTATCACGGATTCGACATGACCGATCAGCCCAATGACAACAAGGCCCCTGTTTCGAACCATCTCACCTATGCAGACGCAGGCGTGGACATCGATGCGGGCAACGCGCTGGTCAACGCCATCAAGCCGATTGTCAAATCCACGACTCGCCCGGGTTCGGACACCGATATCGGCGGCTTTGGCGGCCTGTTTGATTTGAAGGGGGCCGGTTTCAAGGATCCGGTGCTCGTGGCCGCAAACGATGGTGTCGGCACCAAGCTCAAGATCGCCATCGAGACCGGCAAGCATGACACGGTGGGCATTGATCTGGTTGCCATGTGCGTCAACGATCTTGTTGTACAGGGCGCAGAGCCGCTGTTCTTCCTTGATTATTTTGCCACTGGCAAACTCGAGGTCGAGGACGCCACGAACGTGGTTGCCGGCATCGCCGAAGGGTGTCGTCAGGCCAATTGCGCATTGATCGGTGGCGAAACCGCCGAAATGCCGGGCATGTATGCCGAAAAAGATTATGATCTCGCGGGCTTCGCGGTTGGCGCTGCCGAGCGGGGCACCCTGCTGCCAACGGGCGTGAGCGAAGGCGATGTGCTTATTGGCTTGGCCTCGTCTGGTGTGCATTCCAACGGCTTTT encodes:
- the purM gene encoding phosphoribosylformylglycinamidine cyclo-ligase, which produces MTDQPNDNKAPVSNHLTYADAGVDIDAGNALVNAIKPIVKSTTRPGSDTDIGGFGGLFDLKGAGFKDPVLVAANDGVGTKLKIAIETGKHDTVGIDLVAMCVNDLVVQGAEPLFFLDYFATGKLEVEDATNVVAGIAEGCRQANCALIGGETAEMPGMYAEKDYDLAGFAVGAAERGTLLPTGVSEGDVLIGLASSGVHSNGFSLVRRILEANDLGFADPAPFAEGKTIGEALLEPTRIYVRPILAAIRETGAIKALAHITGGGFPENIPRVLPDELAAHLDLAAITPPAVFGWLQKLGGVANPEMLRTFNCGIGMILVAEDDKVDDLMAVLSSAGETPMRLGSLKARDGDAVIYDSMINFGV